The Bacteroidia bacterium genomic interval AAATCAGCCTCATACCTAGCTTGAAATTGTCTCCGTTAATTTGCAAATGAATTTTTAGGCATGTTATTTGAAAAGTGCCATTAACTATTAAAATTAAAGTAAAAGCCATGAATAAATTATCAACAATTGCCCTATCGGCACTAGTTAGTGGAGTTACTGCCACAGGCGTTTTCTACTTTTCTCAACATTCAGGTAAAACAATTCTGAGCGCTGAAAAAGGTATTCCGGTTCGGTATGCCAGTTATTCTGTTCCGGAGAATGCCATCAATTTTACTACGGCCGCTGAAAAATCAGTTAATGCAGTAGTGCATGTTACTACCGAAACCCAAGTAAGTAATTTCCAAAGTAGTAATTTTTATGACCCTTTCCATGAGTTTTTCTTTGGGCCTCAACGTCAGCTTAAACAACAGCCTCAAGTCGGTTCGGGCTCAGGTGTAATCATTTCAGAAGATGGATACATTGTTACCAATAATCATGTGGTAGATCAAGCAGATGAGATTCATGTGACCTTGAATGATAATCGAAAATATAGTGCCAAGATTATTGGAAAAGATCCGGCAACAGATTTGGCCTTGCTTAAAATTGATGAAAAGTCATTGCCTTATCTTCCTTATGGAAATTCAGATGATGTTAGATTAGGTGAATGGGTTTTGGCAGTTGGAAATCCATTTAATTTAACTTCAACCGTAACTGCCGGAATTGTTAGTGCCAAGGGAAGAAACATACAACTATTAAATGAAGAATATGCAGTTGAAAGCTTCATTCAAACAGATGCTGCTGTTAATCCGGGAAATAGCGGTGGTGCCTTGGTAAACACCAATGGTGAATTGGTAGGAATAAACTCAGCTATTGCAAGTACTACCGGATCCTATGCAGGTTATGCCTTTGCCATTCCGGTTAATTTGGCTCGTAAAGTGGTAGATGATTTATTAGAATACGGTGAAGTTCAACGAGCATTTATTGGTGTAAGTATTCGGGATATCGATCAACGTTTATCTGAGGAGAAGAAAATTCCGGTTCAGAAAGGAGTTTATGTAAATGGATTAACCCAAGGTGGAGGTGCAGAAAAAGCAGGATTAAAAGAAGGTGATATCATTTTTAAATT includes:
- a CDS encoding Do family serine endopeptidase, which codes for MNKLSTIALSALVSGVTATGVFYFSQHSGKTILSAEKGIPVRYASYSVPENAINFTTAAEKSVNAVVHVTTETQVSNFQSSNFYDPFHEFFFGPQRQLKQQPQVGSGSGVIISEDGYIVTNNHVVDQADEIHVTLNDNRKYSAKIIGKDPATDLALLKIDEKSLPYLPYGNSDDVRLGEWVLAVGNPFNLTSTVTAGIVSAKGRNIQLLNEEYAVESFIQTDAAVNPGNSGGALVNTNGELVGINSAIASTTGSYAGYAFAIPVNLARKVVDDLLEYGEVQRAFIGVSIRDIDQRLSEEKKIPVQKGVYVNGLTQGGGAEKAGLKEGDIIFKLNETPVNSMSELQEQVARHRPGDKIDVHVRRGDQSLAFAVVLNNKLGNTNPLLKSNSETIESLGAKFSAPSADEKRRLGIKNGVKISELNGGKLRNAGIKEGFIITHIDRKTINSVEDINDALESKKGGILIEGYYPNGMRSYYGFGM